From the Arthrobacter sp. PM3 genome, one window contains:
- the epsC gene encoding serine O-acetyltransferase EpsC: MSFFARLKEDLDAARSHDPAARGSFENFFAYSGLHAIWFHRLTHRLWQNPALRFPARLISQLARFLTGIEIHPGATIGRRFFIDHGMGVVIGETAEIGEDVMIYHGVTLGGRSLAKIKRHPTIGDRVVIGAGAKVLGPITIGRDSAIGANAVVVKDAPAESIVTGVPATWRHRDAQRETKPAVDPAEYLIDYHI, from the coding sequence GTGAGCTTCTTCGCAAGACTGAAGGAAGACCTCGACGCCGCCCGGTCGCATGACCCGGCGGCGCGGGGTTCTTTTGAAAACTTCTTTGCCTACTCCGGCCTGCACGCCATCTGGTTCCACCGCCTGACGCACCGGCTGTGGCAGAACCCGGCCCTAAGGTTCCCGGCGCGTCTCATCTCGCAGCTGGCCCGGTTCCTCACCGGCATCGAGATCCACCCCGGCGCCACGATCGGCCGGCGGTTCTTCATCGATCACGGCATGGGCGTCGTGATCGGCGAGACCGCCGAGATCGGCGAGGACGTCATGATCTACCACGGCGTCACCCTCGGCGGCCGCTCGCTCGCGAAAATCAAACGGCACCCCACCATCGGGGACCGTGTTGTGATCGGCGCCGGCGCCAAAGTCCTGGGACCCATCACCATCGGCCGCGACAGCGCGATTGGCGCCAACGCCGTGGTGGTCAAGGACGCTCCGGCCGAGTCGATCGTCACCGGCGTCCCGGCCACCTGGCGGCACCGCGACGCGCAGCGCGA